The Neomonachus schauinslandi chromosome 11, ASM220157v2, whole genome shotgun sequence genomic sequence TCAGATGCTCCCCTCCTCCAGTTCTTCGGATCCTGccttatccctctcccaccctaccttttctctctctcgtCTGCTTACTGGTTTCAGAGTCCTGGGAAAGCAGGTGATGGGCGGGGGGCCAGATATCCGGTGGGGCTGTGAGGTAGGCTTGAGGGACCACAGCTACGGGACCAAGGGTCAACCCGCTTCTCTCTGACCCCTCGGAGTTAGATGACTCCGGGAAGGTACGGGATCCTCAGCTGGTGCGCATGTTCCTCATGATGCACCCTTGGTACATCCCTTCTTCTCAGCTGGCGGCAAAACTGCTCCACATATATCCTTCGCAGGCCTCGCCATGGGCCCCGCAGTCCCAGTCCATGAGGGAGCCCGGCTGCCCAGCCCACGCCAAGATTGGGCTTCGTGAGCCCCTCCTAGGTCCTAGAATTCAGGCTTGGCCCAGCCTTTCTCCACGGCCTAGGCTCCACCCCTTTCCTCCTCTCGactcaggccccgccccctccccaacctGGGCTTTGCTCTCCTGCTCCCTACAGTCTAGGACCTGTCCCTACTCCCAGCCCAGGTCCGTCCTCTGGCCTCTCTCCCAGGACCCAGGCCATGCTTTCAGCCACCCCCAGAACCTGGCCCCCTTCTCAGCTGTGCACCCTCCCAAagctcaccccccacccccccccgccctcagCCCCTTTCCgacaggccccaccccagatcccGCCCCCAGCATTTCTCCTAGGACCAGACCGGGCCCTCAGCCTCCCTCCGGAACTCGGaacccttcccctgcctccctttCTAGAATTAGTCTCCATTCTCGATTTCCTTAACTCTCCTTCACCTACCAACAATCCCGGAAGGACAACTCCAATTCGCTGCAGGTGAAAACATGCCACCTGGTCAGGTGAGTCTTCCTTTTGgggctctgtcccctcctcttgcttccttctctcaGGCCTCAGACTGGCCTGAAGGAGTGGAAAGGACACATTCTGGGAGTTGGGTCGTGTGGGTTTGAGTCCCCGCTCTGTCCATGGTGGGTGTGCTGCTGCAGGCTTGCCCCTTGCTGGTGTGCGCCTGGGTTTTTGGATCTGCACagcgggggtggggaaggaatgaGCCCTGAGGTGGGGGGGAACCACAGTTTGGggctctttccccctctctgggGAGCTCCGGTCTCCGGGTATGGTTGGGGAAGGACTGCCTTGGGTGACTCGAAGCTTCTAGCAGGTACTGGATCTCAGCATTCCCAGCAGAGTTTGACTTGAACCCTGAGCTCGCTGAGCAGATCAAGGAGCTGAAGGCTCTGCTCGACCAAGAAGGGAACCGGCGGCACAGCAGCCTCATTGACATCGAGAGTGTGTGCGTGGGGCGAGCtagagggctggggagggcacTCAGCATCCCACACCAtctgtgcttaataaatgtttgttgacttgAATGAGTGAGGGTCATGTCACTCTCTTGCTTGAAAACCTATGGCTCCTTGTCACCTTCGCAATGTCTCGGCCGGGGATTAAGGCCTTTGGTAGTCTCCGGCCAGCTTGGCATTCCTGCCTCATCTTCCACAGCCCACTCCCATCCCACGCCCTCCATACCACAGCTGCAAGGTCCGCTCACCATTCTCCAGCCTTGCCTCCCTTCCCACCATGGTGCTCTGCTCATCTGGGTCTCcttgcctgcctctctctgttGTGAAGACTCCGCTCAAGTGTGGAGTGTCTCTGGGCTCGGAGGGCTCGGAGGCCTCCCAGGGCAGAATTTGTCATTCCCTCCTGTGTTCCCCCCCACAGCCCTGTGTGCAGACCCCCCGCCCACCCCTGCCGCCCCATGCAAAGACCTGTATATGTGCCATGCTGTTTtgtgattgtttgtttttgtgtctgtctccctcagtagactgtgagctcctcaagggcaggaaCTGTGTCTTGCTCATCTCTGTCCCCCCCAGcgcctagcacagtacctgagTGCATGACGAGGGGGAGATTGCAGGAGTTGCTGGGACGGGGGACCTCAGTGTCCGGCACAGTGCCTCAGATGGTGTAGGTCCTCTGTCAGCCTGAGTGGTGTGTCTGCATGAGTGTGGGGCCGCACGGGATGGGGCGTCTCCAGCAAAGGGctcactgcccctgccccacctcccagccccacctACAAGTGGAAGAGGCAGGTGACCCAGCGGAACCCCGTTGGACAGAAAAAGCGAAAGATGTCTCTATTGTTCGACCACCTGGAGCCCATGGAGCTGGCAGAACATCTCACCTACTTGGAGTATCGCTCCTTCTGCAAGATCCTGGTGCGGCCCAAGGGCCTTTAGTCAGGGGGTGGAgtgtgggctggggagagggtccCAGGGGGAATGGGGTCAGTCACTGGGGTAGGCAGGGTCCCGGGGTGGGTCGGGGGTTTCAGTGTAACCGATCATGGGCAGCTGGAGGGGCTGTGAGGGGAGGGGCCCAGCGGGGCTGAGGCCACTCCTGCCCCCAGTTTCAGGACTATCACAGTTTCGTGACCCACGGCTGCACCGTGGACAACCCGGTCCTGGAGCGATTCATCTCCCTCTTCAACAGTGTCTCGCAGTGGGTGCAGCTCATGATCCTCAGCAAGCCCACGGCCCCTCAGCGGGCCCTGGTCATCACGCACTTCGTCCATGTGGCAGAGGtgcttgcttctccccctctcctaaGCTCCCTGGGGGCCAGGAGGGCGACTCCCTCCTTTCCACTCACCTGCTGCCTCCTGTCCAGAAAAGCTGGGCCAAATCCTGGGTCTTGTCCAGTGACTCACTGCCTTGCCCCTCCtcgttctcccccccccccccacacagaaGCTGCTGCAGTTGCAGAATTTCAACACGCTGATGGCGGTGGTCGGAGGCCTGAGCCATAGCTCCATATCCCGCCTCAAGGAGACCCACAGTCATGTTAGCCCTGAGACCATCAAGGTGCCTGGGACCCCAAGGGGGGGGGTGTCAGGGGAAGAGCCTCATCAAGCCTGCAGGGCCAGCCTTCCCAGGTCTGGCCTCATTGAGAACTCCTAGTAGTGTTGGGGGCTGGCCACTCCtgtccccatttgacagatacagaaactgaggctcggagggGTTCAATGCTCTTCCTGGGTTACACAGTGAGAGTGGCAGAGTGAGGGCTCACAGGTCTGCCTGACCCCAAAGTTTGcgcttttctcctcttcttatatttatcttttcacaTATTGGGTGACGTACGTACAGAGACGTATAGAAAGCATATGTACAGATTAAAGAAACATTATAAAGAAAACGCCTCTGTAACTaccacccaggtcaagaaatagaacattgccAGCCCCCGAAGCTCCTAGCACCTTAGAGCATAACTCCCTTCCCATCAGAGGTAACCGATGTCATGACTTTCGTAATGATGATGggcttgcttttctttatagctGTACCACTTACGTATGAATCTCCAAACAATGCGGGGTTTTTGTCGCctgtttttggattttctatgaaTGGAATCCTGTTGTATGTTATTTTATGTCTTGCTTCTTTCATTCTTACATTCTGTTACTTGGAGCAGTTGTTCATTCGGTTCTgttgatatgatattttattgtaAGTCTACCACAGTGTATagatccattctcctgttgaacATTTGGGGGTCTTTCCAGTGTGGGCTGTCACAAACAACACAGCTAGGAACATTCTTCTGGATCTTTCTCCTGTGCTGttgcctccctgagcctcagtttcttctcttgtGAAATATTGATGATAGTCCATGCCCAGGCCTGGTGCAGAGGTGTGGTATTGGGCTGTGGGTGTTCCCTTGAGCTCATGACCTATGAACTCTGACCCTCTGGGGAGACACTGTCGGGGGACAGTGAGGGAGGATTTTTAACCTTTCACCCACCCCTGACTCTGACTCCTCATCCCCTCCCACATTTCCCgggctggagggtgggagggtaGTTGAGccaatggtgtgtgtgtgtgtgtgtgtgtgtgtgtgtgtgtgtgtgtgtgtgaccctctgccttctgcacccccccccccccccccccccagctctgggAAGGTCTGACAGAACTAGTGACGGCCACGGGCAACTATGGCAACTATCGGCGCCGGCTGGCCGCCTGTGTGGGCTTCCGCTTTCCCATCCTGGGTGTACACCTCAAGGACTTGGTGGCCCTGCAGCTGGCACTGCCTGACTGGCTGGACCCTGCCCGGACCCGACTTAATGGCGCCAAGATGAAGCAGCTCTTCAGCATCCTGGAGGAGCTGGCCATGGTGACCAGCCTTCGGCCACCAGTGCAGGCCAACCCCGACCTGCTGAGCCTACTCACGGTGAGGCGTTGGGAGCAGGGATGCTGGGGGGCTGGGCACCAGGGTTGACAACCACACCTGGTCTTGGGCTTGTGCAAGGCTGTGGACTTGACCTTGAGTTCGAGGTTCTGAGAGAGGGACTGAGATCCAGCCTGGGCTCCAGGGTTTGGAGTGGACTCTGAGATGAGTTCCAGGCTCTGAACGGGGCTATGGACAGAGGTCTGAGTTCAAGGCTGCCATGTGGGCTTTTTGTGCTGGGCCTTGAAgcgggtcctgggtcctgggttgAGTTCCTGGAAATGGGCCGTGTTCAAAGCTTGGGGCCCAGCTCTGGGTTCTGGGTGCAGGGGTGGTTTCTAAACATGGCCTTGAGCTCAAGCCCAGACTTGGACTTGGTTTTGGGGTGTAGGATGAGAGTGAAGTTCTAGTCTAGATCTGGATTAGGTTCTAGACATGGAGCTGGGGCTTGGGTTTTGGGTTTAGAGTGACTTCTTAGCTCTTTCTAGGCTCTGGACTGGGATCAGGATTGAAATCTGAGCTGGATTCTGGACGTTGGGTTGGGTTCTAGGTTGGGGCTTTATCTCAGAGCTCTTGGCTGTGTTCTGACCTGGATTCTTGGCTGGATTCTTGGCAGTGCATTGTGCTCCGGGTTTGGGCCAAGATGGGGCTTCTGGTCTGTGGGCTAGCCTGGCGTGTGGTTGCTGGCTCagtctcatgacactgagatcacgacctgaggcaaaatcaagcctgtgccacccaggtgccctgctgggGTATGTTCTAAGCTGGCCTTTGTCCTGAGTCTAGCTTCTGGACTGGGTTCTAGGCTGAGCTGTGGCCTCTAGGTGGACCTGTGACCCTGGGCTCTGGACAGTGGGCTCCTGAgggcagcaggggcagtgggTGTGATCAGACCTGTGTGTGTCCCAGGTATCCCTGGATCAGTATCAGACGGAGGATGAACTCTACCAGCTGTCGCTGCAGCGGGAGCCACGCTCCAAGTCCTCGGTGAGACAGGGAATCGCTGCTTCTCTACTCTGCCCACCTCTTTCTCTCCTACCTCTGCCCTTCCTGAAAATCCCAGGACATGAGGGCAAGCAGAGCTCTTAGAGGATACCTCACCTCTCCAGCTTGTTGGGtgggctcccttctccccagggcttccctccctctgctctcctgggccctggggtccctccctctggccctcgcTCAGTCCTGACCATTCCCATAGCCAACCAGCCCCACAAGCTGCACCCCGCCTCCCCGACCCCCAGTGCTGGATGAGTGGACCTCAGCTGCCAAACCCAAGCTGGATCAGGCACTCGTGGTGGAGCACATCGAGAAGATGGTGGAGGTGAGACTCTGTGGCCACCTGCCCTGGCACCTGTGGGGCTGGGGGACAAGTCCATAGGACAGGCCAATCAAGAGCGATTTTGCCAGGCCACTGCCCTTGGAGCCACACCAGTGCCATGTTCAAGGGCCAGTGCTCAGTCTCCAGAAGGCAAGTGGCATAGCCAGTGGGTGGGGTTGGTGTGGGGGTATGGAAGAGGGagatgaaaggggagagggagagccaccCACATCTGAGACACCCTTCCTAATGTGGACTGGGAATATGGGCAGGACGGGGCTGATGCTTGTTTTATGCTCCTGCCCTTGTGTGCCCCTCTGTGTGCTCCAGTCTGTGTTCCGGAACTTTGACGTCGATGGGGATGGCCACATCTCCCAGGAAGAGTTCCAGATCATCCGTGGGAACTTCCCTTACCTCAGCGCCTTTGGGGACCTCGACCAGAACCAgtgaggagggcagggggctgggggagagggaaggcaggCTCACTTCCCCTCCGGTTTCAGCTTCCTCCTGTGCAAGAGGAGGCCATTGAACCAGACGATCTCGGCAAAGGAAGCTACCAATGTGGGGAGGGGctcttatgggggggggggaggcttcCAGCTATAGCAGCACAGGGTTCCCTCACTCATCAGACAGATGGGGGGCTCCACCTGAATCTTGCAAAGACTGTGGCCTGGGGACATAAATGCCGCTTTATTTGTGGAACTCACAGCTGGCAAAAAGTGTGGGCAAGTTCAACTCCTGGGTAGCCTGTTTTaatgaatagaaaagaaaggcCTGTAATTAGCAGCACCCACTTGCTTATCAACAATTCACATCCTGACAATTTGGACAAACAGCTGGTTCTCTGAAGTAGGTTAAAcatgccccccccgccccccgcaactATGTTCATATCCCTGTTTTGCTGAGCGGACAAAACTCCAGTCAAAATTTACAGTCCATCTCGGGTCGagttatattttaatgttattcaTGTTTCAAAAaatctggtgggtttttttttgtttttttttcatactgCAACACTCCATggtgaaaaagaaatcaggtaGTAAAATAGACTTATAGTGAACAAAGCCTATGAAGTAAGAAGTGAAAattcccttcttcttttcccccctctttcccATCAGAAGAGGTTATATTATCCTTAATAACTTGTTAGCAATGTTACTGGCTTGGCAACAGAgtatccttccagtcttttttttttccatgtatgtGCAAATTGACACAGATTCTGTTTGTCTGGGTCTGTTCCATGGACAAACAGGGTTATCGTACGAATCTGGCTCTGCCCATCGTGCTGGTTGTAGTTGCTTAGTTTCTGCTACCAGAACTGAGCCCGAGTTCTAGGTTAGGTCCCTGcgttggtgggtggatttttttccAGGTCACACTTTCAGTGAGGCTGCAGCCCTTGGAGACCTTGGATATAGCTTCACGCAGGGGTCTCAGCCTTAACTCCCCACCTTCTGCACGCCCCAAGCCTTGTGCCCAGAGCATCTGGGTATCAAAACCCAGCACCTGGCTCACTGGGGAGACCAGCAACCCCCTCCTGGGGCAGCCTCAACATCTGGTCCCTACTCCCTGCGTCAGCTTGAAGCTCGCTCTTTGTTTCTGCAACTTGgggatttccatttctttctcgaAAACTCACCTATGCCCTTAAAGCAAATGTGGATGTATTTTAactaggattttctatgtatttgtaGCAGTAGGATTTTCaggtttttgtgttgttgttgttgttgttcaatcGCTGTCTTGATGGAAGTGCACATcttggttttttgcttttgtttttgttttccacctAACCCTTTATCACGGACAGCTTTCCATGCTGCTTTATGCAGAATGACCTCATTCTTTAGAATAGCTGCAGCATAGCCCCACGGTGTAGTGGGGCCGTCACTGGCCTCACCATTCTCCTACTGACGGACATGTAGACTGTTCCCAGTTTTTCGCTATTAATATATGCCATGCTGCTGTGAACCTCTTTGTACCCTTGCACTCAGGTCACTGTTTTGGTAggagaaattcctagaagtgggataATTGGATCAAAAGATATGCACATTCTAAATTAGGAGAGAGACTGCCAAAGTGACCTCAGGCAAGGTTGTGTCAGTTTGCACCCCCATCAGCAGTGAGCAAGCGCCCATTTCCCAACTTCCCTGCCAGCAGTGGACGCTATAATAAGCTTTACAATTTTGTCAATCTAATTGGCAAAGGGTGTCTTGGTTAAATTTGAATCTCTCCAATACCAGTGGGGGTAggatatcttttcatatgtttattggcctcTTATATTTATTCTGTGGATTGCCTGTTCATATTCTTTCTCCATTATTCCACCGGGTTCATTGGTCTTTTTCTCATCAATTTTCAGAATCTCTGTTAATGAATATTAACCCTTTGCTGTTGAATGTgttcgcaaatattttctcccagtctgtcatttatgttgtcttttgccatataaaatttaaaaaaaatgtcgtGTGCTCAATAtgtcagtcttttcctttatggcttcTCGGATTTGTGTTATGTGTAGAAAGACCCTCATCTCCTGGAAATTACAAAGTTGTTCTCTTACACCTTTTCAgatactttaataattttatttttttacattagtGTTCTCAGTTCGATGAAGATTTAATGTTCATGCACAGTGTGGAGGTAGGAATCTAGGGTGATATTGTTTTCTAGATGGCCAGGGACCCCCATGCCCCATTGAACTGAAGGGTCAGTCCCCTGGGTCAGGTCACGGAGCCCCAGATATAATGGGCAGGAGCTTCCAATAAGGACCAACCCTGCCGGAAAGAGCTCCTGGTGGCCCAGGACCCGCTAACTACACAGACACTGTTGTAAATGCTTCCTATGTACCTgcctcactgaatcctcacacaAACCCTCTGAGGTGCAGGGATTATCACAGTCCCCATTTGTAGaagcagaaactgaggcacagggagattaACTAGCccaaagatcacacagccaggaagtagcCGACCAGAATTTGAACTGAGGTCTGTCTCCCAAGCACATGCTCACTCTTGCCCTACTATACGTTGATGGGTGAGAAAAGGGTTCTGTGGGCAGCCCTGGATTATGTGGGGAACCCTGACTGCAGGTGTCCTTCTGACACTCACATGAGAGTGAGGCGCAGGCGGCTTTTGCCAATCTTGCCCGGTCCCGCAGCTCCTTACAAATCTCTTTTAATTCTCAGGGCTCCCCACTGGTGTTCCAAAGAgctcactttggaaaacaaaagctGATGATCTCGTGGGCAAGCGCACAGCCCTTTTAGTTAGTGTCCACCCCAAGTCTGTGAAGTGGCCAGGGCAGgaattatgatccccatttttcGGGGGGAGGAAACCTGGGGGGTGACTGGTAGTGgggcaagtgacttgcccaagaccacacaagTAGTTAGTAGCAGCCCGCGCATCTGCCTGACTCCAAGGCTAGCGTAGTCTTTCCTGCACCAGGACTCCAAatccaaaatcaggagttgggtgATGATCTTTACTTGGTAGGGAGCTTCCCAGTGGGATGGGTTAGGCCGGTTGGTGGGTGGTCCAGGGGCGGGCCCGACCTGAGGCGCTCCCCCTCCCCCGACAGGGATGGCTGCATCAGCAGGGAGGAGATGGTCTCCTACTTCCTGCGCTCCAGCTCCGTGCTGGGCGGCCGCATGGGCTTCGTGCACAACTTCCAGGAGAGCAACTCCTTGCGCCCGGTTGCCTGCCGCCACTGCAAGGCCCTGGTGAGACCCCGCCTAAGCCACGCCCCTCCGGCCctggcccctccccccgccccgtgcGCCCTCTGGCCCCGCCCCTGCTGGACGCTTCTCAGCCGGGGCAAACCGTATTAATACCGACTGTCTTTCCTCTCGCTGTTCTGCGCCTAACTAGCCCTGAGAGGGGCCAAGAGAGGGTCAgtcccagtccctgcccttgagaagGAAGACGTAGAGTCATTAGCTCTAAAGACCTCTTCCCCAGCACGGCCCCCTCCTCTATTTCAGATCCTGGGCATCTACAAGCAGGGCCTCAAATGCCGAGGTGAGCAGGGCTGGTGGGCTGAATTTGAGGGGCGGGGGAAGAGTTACTCTCTGGGTAGGGATTCTTATTTTGGTGGGGCAATTGCCGAGCAGTGAAGAACCTTGCAGCCAGAGAGGCACGATGATCATATTGAAGGGGGTAGCCTTCAAGTGGGCTTTTATTTTGGTGAGAGAGCTGCCCAGGAACAGAGAGCTCTGAAGAGGGCATGGACTGGCAAGTAGGATGAAGAGAGCGCTTTGGAAGGAGATTCTTATTTCGGTGGGGCAGCTGCTCAAGAGCAAAAGAagctggggagaggtggaggcCTGGAGAACGGGATGAGGGTTGTTCTGACAAATGGCCCTGGCTgggctccccctctgcctcccccagcctgtgGTGTGAACTGCCACAAGCAGTGTAGAGACCGTCTGTCAGTTGAGTGCCGGCGCCGGGCCCAGAGTGTGAGTCTGGAGGGTTCTgcaccctcaccctcacccacacacacccatcaTCGGGCCTtcagcttctccctgccccgccccagtAGGCGAGGCTCCCGGCCTCCAGGTAAGAGGGGATCTCATTCTGTTTTGGTCTctgaagggaggaaggcagggccaTTCTGGCAAAGTATTAACTTATCCAGGATGGAAACCATTCCAGAGTTTGTAATTCTATTATTTTGGTGGGGCGATAAAGAAGGGTTGAACAGGTAAGGGGGCCAGAAGGTGGCCTGGGAACCCTTTATTTTCTGAAGCTAAGAGAGGCTAATACATAAAGAAGAGTAAAAGTGAAAGAGGTTTCAAGATTTCAGtcacaggagcacctggctggcttagtcgtagagcatgtgactcttgatctcagggtagtgagttcaaacCCTATGTtgggcataaaaaaaaaaaaattccagtcacACTCTTATTTTGTTAGGGGGATTGACAATGGATTGTAGAGGGAGTTGTGTGAGCCATTTGCCTGTATTTCCCTTTTTGGCTGCTCTGGACACCATTCTGAGAAAAGTCCCTTGCCCCGAACATCTTTGGCGGCTCTCTTGGGGTCTCTGGTGGCTTTAGGGTCAGTTTGCTGAATGACAATTCCCCCAATGATTATTTTGCCAAGAAAAGTCTGAGCAACCACGTTAAACGGGGGTCTAAGGCAGTTGACCACAACCATTTGGATTGGCGTAAGTCCTCAAAAATAGAGGCAGGCATCAGGCATAAGTcctcaaaaatagaaaagacGAAACCATTTGCATTGAGCCTTCCAGAAGTGCTGGGGGTCTAAAAtgtgaaacacacacaaaattgacattttaagCAAACTGCACTGACAAATCTGTGGCTGTGAAAAAGCTGCGGCGGAATGAAAACTTAGAGAAAGAGCCTCAAAAATGGGGCCAATTGGTCATTTGGTGAATTGATTTTTGGTGGATGGGCCTGCTTCcgggatggggtggggtgcctcgtgtgagtgggggaagggctgcCAAAGGCACGATGACCCAGGTGTTGTTCctgtgacacccccccccccacttccctgcAGAGATCCGAGAAGAGGAGGTGCAGGGAGTGGAGGATGGCGTATTCGACATCCACTTGTAATGGATGGTGAGTCGTCCCTCCACAGCCTGTGCCACTGAGGGCTGgggcatgggggcagggggggagggatTGGGAAACAGGTGCTCTGTCCAAATGGCCCAGGCCAGGTGGACTCCTACTTTTTTGGGGAGGGTCTTCCTTACAAcctctattttgttgttgttttttttttctccttcccagctgTGACTGGATCAAGCACTCATATCTGCCTTGGAGAAAAGACTTGGACCAGAGCAGAAAACCTGGGGTGCTGGGGcagcaggctggggctggggggcggggtgtgaGGGTAGCATGCAACTGAGGGTTGGGCCAGGGCTGGCGTCCCTAAGGTTGTACAGACTCTTgtgaatatttgtattttccagaTGGAATAAAAAGGCCCATGTAATTAACCTAGACCATCAGAGTCTAGAATcttcacgggggggggggggtggtgggatggggtgcGGGGGCCGAGAACTGTAATCATAGGGACTAGAGTCTTGGAGTCTAGAACTCTGTAGTCAGAGAATCTTGGGAGGTCTGGAATCTCATGTGTTGGGAATTGTAGGGGGACTAGAATTGGGAGCTAGAACTGTAGAACCAAAAAACCCTGTAATATAACAGTTTGGGGAAGGGTCTAGAATCTCCAGGAGTCCAGAATCTTGGGTGTCTAAAACTTGAAGCTTGTGCTTCTTTACTCCCAGAATTGCTGGGCCCAGTGGTCATGTATAACCATAGCCTTCAGCCCATAGCCAAAATTCCCTTGCTTGACAGGTGGCTTTTCAGCCCCAGCTTGAATCCTTCCAGCAATGGGGACCTCACTGCAGAGAATCATGGGGGAGAGAGGGCAACCCAGAGTGCTGGccgagggggaggggaaggggaagtggTGGGGCCCTGGGCAGCCTAGGCCCCAGTAGCCCCTGCTGGGCTTGCATGCTTCAGGGTGGGGGGTGTACTCCTTGAGCTTGCAGCCTCCTGGCCCGGTGCTGCTGCCATCCGGAAGGACCGTGACTTCCAGAGGAAATGCATATTGATCCTGTTCTCAGCCTCCTGTGGCCTCTCCCAGCCCAGCTCTTCCCTCCTGAGCTTGCAGCACGGAGGTTTTGGGGGTCACCGCTACCTGAGGAAGGCTAAGACCACTTCTAGGCTGGTCTGGGTGAAGAGGGTGGACTGGGGGTCTTCTAAAGATTCTGAAGCTGGGCCAGGCTCCAAGCAGCCCCCAGGAGAGTGGGGGAGTTACCTCCTCAGCC encodes the following:
- the RASGRP2 gene encoding RAS guanyl-releasing protein 2, translated to MAGTLDLDKGCTVEELLRGCIEAFDDSGKVRDPQLVRMFLMMHPWYIPSSQLAAKLLHIYQQSRKDNSNSLQVKTCHLVRYWISAFPAEFDLNPELAEQIKELKALLDQEGNRRHSSLIDIESVPTYKWKRQVTQRNPVGQKKRKMSLLFDHLEPMELAEHLTYLEYRSFCKILFQDYHSFVTHGCTVDNPVLERFISLFNSVSQWVQLMILSKPTAPQRALVITHFVHVAEKLLQLQNFNTLMAVVGGLSHSSISRLKETHSHVSPETIKLWEGLTELVTATGNYGNYRRRLAACVGFRFPILGVHLKDLVALQLALPDWLDPARTRLNGAKMKQLFSILEELAMVTSLRPPVQANPDLLSLLTVSLDQYQTEDELYQLSLQREPRSKSSPTSPTSCTPPPRPPVLDEWTSAAKPKLDQALVVEHIEKMVESVFRNFDVDGDGHISQEEFQIIRGNFPYLSAFGDLDQNQDGCISREEMVSYFLRSSSVLGGRMGFVHNFQESNSLRPVACRHCKALILGIYKQGLKCRACGVNCHKQCRDRLSVECRRRAQSVSLEGSAPSPSPTHTHHRAFSFSLPRPSRRGSRPPEIREEEVQGVEDGVFDIHL